The genomic DNA AGCAAATATTTTCTTATATGCGTGCTTACTTTATCTTATATTATAATACTTATGCGATCTCCAACAGTTTTGATCTAAAAATTCAAATTTGGATCACGAATTGATCCAAACTCTAATCCAATTTTTTTTATCAAACTTCAACAGCGCGATCCAAATTTTAATCCaaattaacttttaaatattataatacgcaaatattatattaaactttttattcttaaaTTTAGTGTTTAAACATGAATAACTATTTATATTATATCTAATAAAtgaattaaatttaaaataatttcttttactacacttaaaaaatattaaaattataaacttAATTAGCTAAAAACATATtcatttcattaattatttataaatcgtttttaaatttaataaactaaaattataaaaataataaaaaatttatattaaaataatttggatCTGTTTAGTAATTCAAATTTAGATTACCAAGAATTTGGGATACGTGTACAGTGTACTTCCCTGTCACAAGTGtttcataaataattttaaaattcaaaaaaaaatataagaAGAGGAGAAAAATCCAAATAAAGTCGATATATTATGAGTCAACACCAAACCAACCTAAAATGTTCTCCTAATGCACCATTCCACGCGTCTCAACCACTGCATTATCAAACGTAGGACCTCATGTATTTAACATCCTGCCAGCCTTATTTCTTGGCTCTACATATTTTTTCAGATTTTCAAACTTAAATTTTGGGATAGAAAATCAGAAATACACAATACATACaaaaaaatggaatttaaaaTCAAGCAAGCAATTTCATAAAAGTCCAACTTAACATATACATCAAAAAGACTGCCATTTTTCATTTTCTCATTGTAAAGTTAGACAACACACAGACAAACACACATAAATAAAGTCACAAACTTTACTATGTGCCCACATTTTCACATCATTCAATTCTTATATCTCCCGTAGATTTCGCTCATTTCTGTTAACTACCCATTATAACTTGCATCTATATACACCTTTTTATTCATTTACATACACCAATTGCAGCTAAAAAAGTGACTGTGATaatattttcttgattttcttgattaTTCTTGGGATTATGAAAATTAAAGGTTGAGCTTGACCCAGATGGAGATTTGTATGAAATGGCCTAAATCTTGATCCGGCTCGAGCTTAGTTTGTGTTAAAAAGTAGTGTAAATCATGGGTTGTGTGACGTCGAAGCAAGCTGTGTCAGTGACGCCAGCATTTGATCATTCCGGGGCGTTTAGAGACAATGCCGGGTCGGGTTCGGGTTTAAATTCGGGTAGGAATGATGGGTTTGTGGTGGAAGTTGAGACAAAGAAgagtaagaagaagaaaaagaggAGTGAGTTGGGGAGCGAGTTGAGTGAGTCAGGGAGAGCGAGTTCTAATGGTGGAGGTAGTGAGTCAGTAGCGAGTTTTAGGTTGGGGAATTTGCAAAAGTATGTGGAAGGTGAACAAGTTGCTGCTGGTTGGCCTGCCTGGCTCAGTGCTGTAGCAGGTGAAGCTATTCAGGGATGGGTCCCACTCAAAGCTGATTCTTTTGAGAAATTAGAGAAGGTTaatacatatatttatttttttactGTATTTACTAAGAGTAGTATTTAATTTACAAAGGGTAATTAATGATAAATTTTTATAACCAAAAAGTAGTTACTAAAGTTTCATTATGATGCAAAGTTgttaaattttcaatatttgcAAATGTTACTTATACTACTTGAGATAATTTAAATTTGGTTAAAATGGTTTATAATGCAATGTTATGGTAGATGTGTCACTTTGAAAATGTGGGCTAAGACATAAGTTTTCTCCACCTGCTGAAGTTGCTCAGCTAGATTTTGTTTGATTGTGTTCAGTCTTTAGTCGGTTATTGTCGTATAGAGTGTTCCAAGTAATTGACTCTATTACGCGTATACGTGTATATACTCACAATTATTTTGTCTCTCTCTTGTGTAAATAAAAGTATGGTCTTTATGATGTTAGGATGCCCGAACCATCAGTGTTTAAAATCTCTGAAGTACATTAGTTGCAAAGTCTTTATTTTAGTGTGTTTTAAGATTAACACTTCAACTAAGCATTCATGCACACTGATTTCTCTAATATGTCAATTATGCAAGTGTGACGCAAAACTTCTCCAATTTGTGCTCTTCCAAGTTATTGGCGTTAAAAATGTAATATCAATGACCTTGTTTTTTTAATATACCGTGTTTATTAATGCGTTTAAGTATACTTCATTTGGAGAATAATTACATTCTGAAGTTGAGATCTTATGGTTCtttgctccaaagttcttttttcTTTAATTATGTAAATCAGTAGATTATATGATGTACATTCAATTATCAATGCTCTGTAAACTTCTAGTTTTTATCATATGATAAACTAAACTTAATATTGCATTTATATAGATTGGACAGGGCACATATAGCAGTGTCTTCCGGGCACGTGACCTTAACACTGGGAAGATAGTCGCTTTAAAAAAGGTGCGGTTTGACAATTTTGAGCCTGAAAGTGTTCGCTTTATGGCTAGGGAAATTTTTATTCTGCGTAGGCTTGACCATCCAAATGTCATAAAGTTGGAGGGTATAATTACTTCAAGGCTATCATGTAGCATATACCTCGTATTTGAATACATGGAGCACGATATATCTGGACTCTTGTCTAGCCCCGATATTAAATTCAGTGAAGCGCAGGTTTGATTTCATTCTAAGATTTAAATTTCGTTTTAATGGTATGAAGGTCTCTGGTTGTTCTAACATAGGTGTGTAGCTTAAAAGAACTTTTTAGTTTCCTATGCAATTTTGATAATGGTAGTTTAAAGTTTAATTCAATCGTTCCTACAAGTTTAGTATAACCAATTGTAATTCTCGAAATATAAGTACTTAAATTATAGCACATGCattgaaaaattataaattataagcTTTTTTTAATGTTATCAAGACAATATAAGCATGGATCCATTTAAATTCATAGGATTAAATTTAAATGTATTATGTAGGTTAAATGCTACATGAAACAATTGTTATCTGCACTTGAACATTGTCATTCTCGGGGAGTAATGCATAGAGACATCAAAGGTGCCAACCTCTTGGTTAATAATGAAGGAGTTTTGAAAGTAGCTGATTTTGGCTTGGCAAACTTCTGTAATGCTGGGAAGAGGCAACCACTAACGAGCCGAGTTGTCACATTGTGGTACCGACCTCCCGAACTCTTGTTGGGGTCTACAGATTATGGACCATCTGTGGATATTTGGAGCGTTGGCTGTCTATTTGCAGAACTTCTCCTTGGAAATCCTATCCTCCAAGGAAGAACTGAGGTAAAAGTCTTAAAACATCAATTATATTATTCTGAGAGTTAAACTTCAGAAGTTGACAATTGTAATGATTCATTGTATATATATTGTAGACTTGTAAGTTTAGAATCACATTGAAACATATGGGACAATTAGTTCAGAACCTTGTCTTAAGAGATTCATCAAACATGGAATCGAGGCAAGGTCTTGAGTTTCAAGCCCAAAGTTGGTTTTGGCCTTTAAGCATGGGAGACCAGTAAATTGCACATGATATGATTTTTTTGCATTTCTCCTAGAAGTATAGAGTTTTCAAGAGTTAGTAACCTGACAATCTTATCTAACAAATTATGTCTATATTTATAGAATTACTATAAatgaattgcagcgtgatcatCATTAAAAGCATGCTATTATTTAGCAAAAGAGAAAAGCTTGATATTTATAGTTTTAATATATGTACGTTTTATTGTCTAGCGTTCTTATAGTAGATTCTTAAAAATGCTAATGAAATGTCCTTTATCTACTGAAGGTTGAACAGTTGCACAAAATTTTCAAGCTTTGCGGGTCTCCAAATGATGATTACTGGAAGAAGAACAAGCTTACTCATGCAACCGTGTTTAAGCCTCAGCAACCTTATGAAAGTTGCCTTTTGGAGTCCTTCAAGGAACTGCCTAAAACTGCTGTGAATCTGATAGAAATTTTACTTTCTGTTGAGCCTAATAAGCGCGGGACTGCTACTTCTGCTCTTGCATCTGAGGTACTGATAGCATAAGATGTGTCAATGTAGTCACTTTGATGTGGATATAATTGATAGTAAACCTGTTGGTAAAATATATCTTGATGCTATGATTTGTTCCATTTATTCAGCAACAAATTATGAATTGTTTCAGTTGTCATATTTGTTCTCTTGCTTCGTGCCATTAGATTTTAACAGATTTGTTCCTCACACTCTTTTAGGCTACACTTGCTATAATGTTACTGATTCTTACTGCTTTATCTTTTATATAGTACTTTACTACAAAGCCTTATGCATGTGATCCATCAAGCTTGCCAAAGTACCAGCCAAGCAAAGAGATAGATGCAAAGCACCGTGAGGAAGCAAGAAggtaatatattttttttttcaatcaCTTGGGATGGAGTGATTAATGGAGATCTGATCTTCAGAATCAATTAAAGACTGAGGAATGCCTCCTACTGGAGCATTTATGATTTTATGTATTAAGATAAATGTACCCTGATGTTTCAGGAAACGGCCTAGTGGGAGATCACGTGGACCTGAAACATTAAGAAAATTAAGTAGAAAACAAAACACCGCCAGCAAATTGGCTCCAGAGGAGGTATATATCTAAATTAATGCATACCCTCTCTTAGATGTGCTTTAGTATTGTAATAAGAAGAACTTGCAAGTCGCTTTTGGTATGCTTAGCTTGCTTTCTGATCTGATGGTATATGCTTTAATAGTTAAAATAAACCTGTTCTCATACTTGGTTGTTTTTAATCTGATCAGAACTTACCAGGCAGAAATCAAACTTCTTATAAAATCAAGGGAGGTGGTGGTGTGGATAACAAAAAAGGAGATACCATCTTGGGGTTGCATCCACGCAAGCCATCGGTTGATTTAAAGGAAGACGTTTCCCACATAAAGAATGCATCTCACGGGGATATTCCCTATTCAGGGCCATTAGAAGTTTCTGGGTCAAGTGGATTTGCGTGGGCGAAACGACGTTTAGATGATTCTTCTGCGTCTTCACGCAGTAGGTCTAGTTCAAGAAGTCTCATGTTTGAACCTTCCGTTACCCTGAATTCACGCCATGATAATGATCTAAAACGTCATGAAAATGGCGAAGTGTTGCATGGTAGTCGTGGAAATTCCAGAGGATATGATTCTTATGAGCTGTCAAAACATTCTATGATGAAAAATTGGTCTCAGTTGGAGGGATCTGATTCCTTTGATGCTTCAGACGGATACCACTCCCAGGATCTGTCACTAAAACTTTATCAGAGAGAGGAATTGGCTACTAAGCGATTCATCTCGGTAAGCTCAAATGCATCTAAAGTTTTTTATACTGTTTTACTGATTTGATCTTTctaaaatcaaaatataattattcCGTTTATTCATACCGGGCTCAAAATTTCTTTTCAgaaaatataatgatatattgTGTGGTCTGTTGTCTATAAATCGGAAAGACTTTTTAATGTAAATTATCGACAGCTTGTAACTTGGAAGATCAATTTGAATTAGCTTGATTCTGATTTCGATATTTCATCATACTTTACGAGCTTGCAATTGTAAAAATTCACACTTAAAGTGAATTCTCGgaatttatttggtttgacttGAGACAGGTTTTTCAGGATCATGAGGATAAGGTTGAATTTTCAGGACCATTACTATCTCAATCCCATAAGATCGATGAGCTTCTAAAGCGACATGAACGTCAGATCCGCCAGGCAGTCCGGAGAACATGGTTCCAAAGAGGTGATAATTTAGAATATGAAAGAACGAATTCATCAAtaatagaattttaaaaatatatatttttatatttggCTATCGTGGTATTGTTtgtttcttcttcatcttgcAAATTTTGCTTTGCTTTCGACTTTAGTTTGTTTTTCTCCAATTTGTTGGCATAAAAAGAGGGGGTGTAGTAGTTTATGAGGAAGCGAACCGGGACATTAATTAGAGGAAGccatttttgaaatatttatctTACCATTTAAACTAGACTCCTTTTCTGCTTAGTACAGATAAGAGAGAACTGATATTGTGATGTTGCATGCATCGTTGGTTCCATATCATCAAGATGTCATTATGCATGCTTGCTCCTTGTGATAGCACTTCATTATTTTTCTAAGAGACTCCTTGGTAATATCGATAAATATTGGCTGATCGTGTATTTCAATTTAGTTCTTTAAGTGATTAAGCTACATAGTCTATGTTTCCATCGGTCCAGTTTTCAATTTGAATATTGAGTGTCATTCCAGTAATAAACCTTGTACTATTGCAGGCAGGAAAAACGGGAAGAAAACCGAAGCTGTTACTGGAAACAAGTAACTTAGAATGGACAACCATAACAAAAACCTATAACACCCTATGTAGTCAATAGAATTACAGTGCATTATAATACATATTTATTGTCAATTGAGAAAGTGCCCGGAATTGAAGGCTTTGGCAGTCATCACTGCGAAGAAGTATGATCAAATGAAACTAGGAAGTTCGCAGATTCAAGCAGTTGGGAAACGATTTATGGATGGTCATGCTTTCTTTTTTGTTATACTTATTTTCACCTAAATTCAGATGTATTAAACTTTGAGCAAGGCATTGTACAGGTTCTCTTAGTTA from Apium graveolens cultivar Ventura chromosome 5, ASM990537v1, whole genome shotgun sequence includes the following:
- the LOC141723610 gene encoding protein IMPAIRED IN BABA-INDUCED STERILITY 1 isoform X2, yielding MGCVTSKQAVSVTPAFDHSGAFRDNAGSGSGLNSGRNDGFVVEVETKKSKKKKKRSELGSELSESGRASSNGGGSESVASFRLGNLQKYVEGEQVAAGWPAWLSAVAGEAIQGWVPLKADSFEKLEKIGQGTYSSVFRARDLNTGKIVALKKVRFDNFEPESVRFMAREIFILRRLDHPNVIKLEGIITSRLSCSIYLVFEYMEHDISGLLSSPDIKFSEAQVKCYMKQLLSALEHCHSRGVMHRDIKGANLLVNNEGVLKVADFGLANFCNAGKRQPLTSRVVTLWYRPPELLLGSTDYGPSVDIWSVGCLFAELLLGNPILQGRTEVEQLHKIFKLCGSPNDDYWKKNKLTHATVFKPQQPYESCLLESFKELPKTAVNLIEILLSVEPNKRGTATSALASEYFTTKPYACDPSSLPKYQPSKEIDAKHREEARRKRPSGRSRGPETLRKLSRKQNTASKLAPEENLPGRNQTSYKIKGGGGVDNKKGDTILGLHPRKPSVDLKEDVSHIKNASHGDIPYSGPLEVSGSSGFAWAKRRLDDSSASSRSRSSSRSLMFEPSVTLNSRHDNDLKRHENGEVLHGSRGNSRGYDSYELSKHSMMKNWSQLEGSDSFDASDGYHSQDLSLKLYQREELATKRFISDHEDKVEFSGPLLSQSHKIDELLKRHERQIRQAVRRTWFQRGRKNGKKTEAVTGNK
- the LOC141723610 gene encoding protein IMPAIRED IN BABA-INDUCED STERILITY 1 isoform X1, whose protein sequence is MGCVTSKQAVSVTPAFDHSGAFRDNAGSGSGLNSGRNDGFVVEVETKKSKKKKKRSELGSELSESGRASSNGGGSESVASFRLGNLQKYVEGEQVAAGWPAWLSAVAGEAIQGWVPLKADSFEKLEKIGQGTYSSVFRARDLNTGKIVALKKVRFDNFEPESVRFMAREIFILRRLDHPNVIKLEGIITSRLSCSIYLVFEYMEHDISGLLSSPDIKFSEAQVKCYMKQLLSALEHCHSRGVMHRDIKGANLLVNNEGVLKVADFGLANFCNAGKRQPLTSRVVTLWYRPPELLLGSTDYGPSVDIWSVGCLFAELLLGNPILQGRTEVEQLHKIFKLCGSPNDDYWKKNKLTHATVFKPQQPYESCLLESFKELPKTAVNLIEILLSVEPNKRGTATSALASEYFTTKPYACDPSSLPKYQPSKEIDAKHREEARRKRPSGRSRGPETLRKLSRKQNTASKLAPEENLPGRNQTSYKIKGGGGVDNKKGDTILGLHPRKPSVDLKEDVSHIKNASHGDIPYSGPLEVSGSSGFAWAKRRLDDSSASSRSRSSSRSLMFEPSVTLNSRHDNDLKRHENGEVLHGSRGNSRGYDSYELSKHSMMKNWSQLEGSDSFDASDGYHSQDLSLKLYQREELATKRFISVFQDHEDKVEFSGPLLSQSHKIDELLKRHERQIRQAVRRTWFQRGRKNGKKTEAVTGNK